The DNA segment CCTGCACGCGGATGTGCGTCGCCTGGGTCATGTGCCGCCTCGCCATTGCCACCACCGGGCCCGGCATGGTGGCCGAGAACAGCATGGTGTGGCGTCCGGCGGGAGTCTCCGACAATAGCCGCTCCACATCCGGGAGGAAGCCTTGGTCCAGCATCTCGTCCGCCTCGTCGAGGACCACGGTGCGGGCGTGCCCCAAGTCGAGTTGCCGCTGGTTGAGCAGGTCGATCATGCGGCCGGGCGTGCCCACCACGACTTCGGCTCCGCGTTTCAGCGCCTCGACCTGAGGTTCATAGGCGCGCCCGCCGTAGACCTGCACAATCCGGACGGACCGGTTCGAGGCGGCGGTTCCCAGGTCGGTTGCGACCTGCACCGCGAGTTCGCGGGTCGGCACGATCACCACGGCTTGCGGTTTCCCGGGCGCCGGGAGTGCGTCGAAGCCGTCCTCGCCGGGCGAAAGCACTTTTTGCAGCAGCGGGATGCCGAAGCCCAGCGTCTTGCCGGTGCCGGTCTTCGCTTGGCCAATGATGTCGTGGCCGCTGAGCGCCACGGGCAGCGTCAGGGACTGGATTGGGAAGGGTGTGGTGATGCCGGCCTTGGCGAGCGCGTCGACCACGCGCGGGTCCACGTCGAAGTCGGCAAAGGTCGGTTGGGGTTCGGTACTCAAGTGGCTGATTCCTTATCTCTTCAACTAGCTGTGGCAGGCGCGCCTCGGCAGGTCACGCCGGGCAGCCGATCGCTGGTTTTCGAGAATTGTGTCCGCTTGCGGCCGGTCAGCCCATTTCGTCGTCGCGGGCCAGTTTAGCGCCTTGGAGTGGTCGGCGTGTTGCCAGGCGGCTGTTCGCCCGCCCGCGCGTGAGGCGCGGTGGCGCGGCGCAGCGCGTTTTGGGGGTTTCCGCCGCCGATGCCGTGCCCTCCGTCCGCCCCCCGCCCTCCTTGGTCTTTGGGCTGGTCAGGCACCAAAGCCGACCCGGCGGGCCTGGCTCGAGCCGACTTCCACGTAGGCCAGCGCGCTGGTCGGGATGAGCAAGGTGCGGCCGTGTTTGTCGGTCAGCGTAATCAAAGGCTGACCGTCTTGGATGGCGGCGGCTATGGCGTCCCGGACCTCTTCGGCCCGTTGGTCGGTGTTGAGAGTGATTTCCCGTGGGACTTGGCGCATTCCGATGGTTATCTCCATGAGCCCGATTCTATGGCCGGGTCGAGCCGTTTGCCGGACGCCGCCGGGCTGGTTCAGTTCTGGGCGTAACGCCGGCCGAGCCGTCCCCAGCGTGCGAATCATCGGGGGCTCGGCGCATCTCCTC comes from the Bifidobacteriaceae bacterium genome and includes:
- a CDS encoding DUF3107 domain-containing protein; the protein is MEITIGMRQVPREITLNTDQRAEEVRDAIAAAIQDGQPLITLTDKHGRTLLIPTSALAYVEVGSSQARRVGFGA